Part of the Limihaloglobus sulfuriphilus genome is shown below.
TCGGCGTTGGAGTACTCCTTGATATCGAAAACCATCATAATTTCGCCTGGAAAGAACACCACGGCGGCAAAGATGTTATCGTCCACCGCAAAGGAGCGACACCGGCCGCGAAAGGTGATATAGGGATAATACCCGGATCCATGGCAACGCCGGCATATATAGTCCGCGGCATGGGCTGCGGAGCATCTTTGAATTCCGCCTCGCACGGCGCCGGCAGAAAAATGAGCAGGAGGCAGGCCAAAGATACGTTCAGCTGGTCTGAGCTGAAGAAATATCTGGCAGAGAAAAATGTTGAGCTTATCTCCGCCGGACTGGACGAAGTCCCGATGGCATATAAAGATATCGATCAGGTGATGGCGGCGCAGGCAGAGCTTGTCGAGAAGCTGGCAATTTTCGAACCCCGCATAGTCAAAATGGCACACAGTTGAGCGGCGGGTCGGGAATAATTACAAACTTTGAAATGTTCGTACTTCTCTTTTTGCGTTAATTGAGTATCATTAAACCGGTATGAGATATTTTTTAAACATATTTTACTCTATTGCTTTGGTTTTGTATCTTCCCAAGGTATTGTACCGCAGGTATGTTCACGGCAGGTACAAAGACGGATTGGCCCACCGTTTCGCACGGTTTGGAACTCTTCCCCATCGCCGCGGTTCGGTAATCTGGATACATGCGGTCAGTGTCGGCGAGGTCAACGCGACACGCAGCCTTATAAAAGAGCTCAGAGCCATGGATGCGGGCCTCGAGTTTGTTATAACTTCAACGACTGATACGGGTTATGCCAGAGCTAAAGCTGTTTATAAGGATGATGTTGACATATTTTATTTTCCGTTTGATTTTTCCTGGATAATGCGGCGGGCATTTGCGAGTATCAAGCCGACAGTTTGTGTACTCATGGAGCTTGAGGTCTGGCCGAATTTTATATATACCGCCGGCAAAAATAAAGTTCCTGTGATAGTTGCAAATGGTCGCATAAGTGACAATAGCTACCCGACTTACAGGAAACTGCGATGGTTTGTGAAGCGGATTTTCAGCAATATAACAATTTTTTGTGCCCAGACAGAGGTTTATGCCCGGAGGTATCTAAGCCTGGGCGGCAGAGACGGCACGGTTGTTGTAACCAGTTCGCTTAAATATGATACCGTTGAAACCGATCCGCTTCGTGTTCCGGGCCGTAATGAATTGACCAATGAAATTTCTTACACGCCTGAGAGGCCGTTTCTGGTTGCAGGCGGCAGCGGCCCCGGCGAGGAACAGATGCTGCTTGATGTTTATGAGAGTCTCTATAAAATCAATAAGAAGTTAAGGTTAGCGGTTGTGCCGCGTAAACCGGAGCGTTTTGATGAGGTGGCGGCTTTGATCGAAAAATCGCCGCACAGCTCCATGCGTTATTCGGCGTTGAAAAACGGCAAGGGCTCAAGCGGGGCAGATATAATTCTGGTGGATACCATGGGCGATCTGCGAAAGTTTTACTCAATCGCTCATCTGGTTTTTGTCGGCCGTTCGCTGGTGCCGATGGGCGGTTCTGACATGCTCGAAGCAGCTGCCCTCAAAGTATTTACAACATTCGGCCCGCACACATTTAATTTTAGACAAACAGTTGAAGTTTTGACCGCCGGCCAGGGTGCAGTAGAGGCGGCTGATTCACATGAGCTTAAAGCTGTCCTGGCAAAGGCCTTGCAGGACGATGCTTACAGAAATGATACTGCCCGGCGAGGCCAGGAAATAATAATCAGCAATCAGGGAGCCTCCGCCAAAACAGCCGGGATAATTCTGGATATGCTGTAAAGCGGACATATAGCCGACGACGGTGTCGGATCTTGCATTGACTGGGTCGAAATATTCTCAACCTGCTGGAAGTCCAGTTCAAAGACTCTGTATAGTTCTCTGTGTGTTGCAAATCTTTTTTCTTCTGGTATGATGAACAATATGCAGTCAATAAGTCCGGAAAAGTGCGCTGAGTTTATACGAGAGGGCGGTGTTGCCGCGTTCACCGGAGCGGG
Proteins encoded:
- a CDS encoding 3-deoxy-D-manno-octulosonic acid transferase: MRYFLNIFYSIALVLYLPKVLYRRYVHGRYKDGLAHRFARFGTLPHRRGSVIWIHAVSVGEVNATRSLIKELRAMDAGLEFVITSTTDTGYARAKAVYKDDVDIFYFPFDFSWIMRRAFASIKPTVCVLMELEVWPNFIYTAGKNKVPVIVANGRISDNSYPTYRKLRWFVKRIFSNITIFCAQTEVYARRYLSLGGRDGTVVVTSSLKYDTVETDPLRVPGRNELTNEISYTPERPFLVAGGSGPGEEQMLLDVYESLYKINKKLRLAVVPRKPERFDEVAALIEKSPHSSMRYSALKNGKGSSGADIILVDTMGDLRKFYSIAHLVFVGRSLVPMGGSDMLEAAALKVFTTFGPHTFNFRQTVEVLTAGQGAVEAADSHELKAVLAKALQDDAYRNDTARRGQEIIISNQGASAKTAGIILDML